GAACCATGTATTTTTTTATTTTGCAAAATTATTTTAGGAGGTGATATTTTAAATCTAATTTTAAGGATATTGATATTGTCTAAGTGTTTTTATTGAAAAGGTTGTCTGATTGTCTGAGTATTATTGTTATTTAAATTTAAGGAGGAGCTATTATTATGGGAATTTATTTTGCTGAATTTATTGGTACAATGATTTTGATTCTTTTAGGAAATGGTGTAGTTGCGAATGTGGTTTTAGGTAAAACTAAAGGAAATAATTCTGGTTGGATAGTTATAACAACAGGTTGGGGATTTGCTGTTGCAATAGCAGTTTATATAACTGGTTGGATAAGTGGAGCGCATATAAATCCTGCAGTAACAATAGGACTAGCTAGTATTGGGAAATTTTCATGGTCTTTGGTACCAGGGTATATAATTGCTCAAATTTTAGGTGCTTTTACAGGTGCAGTGTTAGTATTTTTTAGTTATAAACAACATTATGATGAAAGTGACGATGCTGATGGTAAATTGGCTACATTTTCAACAGGACCGGCTATTAGAAATTTATTTTGGAACTCAATTAGCGAAATTATTGGAACTGCAATGTTAGTTATAGGGATATTAGGTATAGGACAATCTCAAAATAATCTTGGTGGAATGGGAGCTTTTATGGTAGGAGTATTAGTTTGGGCAATAGGACTTAGTCTTGGAGGATCTACTGGATATGCAATAAATCCAGCTAGAGATTTAGGACCAAGAATAGCACATGCTTTACTTCCAATTAAAGGCAAAAGAGATTCTGATTGGGGATATGCATTAATTCCAGTATTAGCCCCTATTGTTGGCGGGGTTATAGGTGCTTATATATTTCAATTTGCTACTTTAATCTGGAGTTAAGGTTAAAATTAATAAAAAATACTTGTTATTTGAATTTATTTAAAAAATAAAAAAATTGGAGGGAATTACTCATGGAAAAAAAATATGTAATAGCACTTGATGCAGGTACTACAAGTAATAGAGCAATAATATTTGATAAAGAAGAAAATATCGTAGCAGTAGCGCAAAGAGAATTTACTCAAATATATCCTAAAGCTGGTTGGGTAGAACATGATCCAATGGAAATATGGGCAACTCAAAGTTCTGTACTTACAGAAGTAATGGCAAAAGCTAATATAAAAAGTGAAGAAATTGCAGCAATAGGAATAACAAATCAAAGAGAAACAACAATTGTTTGGGATAAAAATACAGGAGAACCGGTATATAATGCTATAGTATGGCAATGTAGAAGAACAGCGCCTATATGTGAACAGCTAAAAAGAGACGGACACGAAGAATATATAAGAAAATCTACAGGGCTTGTAGTTGATGCATATTTTTCAGGAACAAAAGTTAAATGGATATTGGATAATGTAGAAGGAGCAAGAGAAAAAGCTGAAAAAGGTGAATTATTATTTGGTACAGTAGATACATGGCTTGTATGGAAATTGACTCAAGGAGAAGTACATGTAACTGATTATACAAATGCTTCAAGAACATTATTATTTAATATAAAAGAACTTAAATGGGATGAAAAAATATTGAAAATGCTAGATATCCCAAAAAAAATGTTACCAGAAGTAAAAAATTCTAGTGAAATATATGGATATACAAATCTTGGAGGAGTAAATGATATAAAAATACCAATTGCAGGAATGGCAGGAGATCAACAAGCAGCACTTTTTGGACAAGCATGTTTTAATAAAGGAGAAGCAAAAAATACATATGGTACAGGTTGTTTTTTATTAATGAATACAGGCGAAAAAGCTGTTGAATCAAAGAATGGACTTCTTACAACAATAGCAGTAGGTATTGATAATAAAGTAGAATATGCTTTAGAAGGAAGTATATTTATAGGTGGAGCTGTAGTACAATGGCTTAGAGATGAATTAAAATTAATAAATGATGCAGCAGATACAGAATATTTTGCTAAAAAAGTAAAAGATACTAATGGAGCATATGTAGTACCAGCATTTGTTGGATTAGGATCACCATATTGGGATATGTATGCTAGAGGAACAATAGTAGGATTAACAAGAGGAGTAAATAGAAATCATATAATAAGAGCTGCATTAGAATCAATAGGATATCAAAGTAGAGATCTTATAGAAGCAATGCAAGAAGATTCGGGAATAGAATTAAAAGCATTAAAAGTAGATGGTGGAGCAGTAAAAAATAATTTTTTAATGCAATTTCAATCAGATATACTAGGAACTGTAGTGCTTAGACCAGAAGTAACAGAAACTACAGCACTTGGAGCAGCATATCTTGCTGGATTAGCAGTAGGATTTTGGAAAGATAAAGAAGAAATAAGTAATAGTTGGAAATTAGATAAAAAGTTTTTACCAGAATTTGATAATGATAAAAAAGAAAAACTTTATAAAGGATGGAAAAAAGCTGTATCAAGAGCACTTTCATGGGAAGAAGAATAAAGATATTGACTTTAAAGACAAAATAGATTATAGTTAAATTAGAAGATAAAATTAAATATTGGCTATAGAAGATGGAGAAGCTGAGTAGACATAACAATAGTTATGTTTATTCAGCTTTTTTGATTTTTAAATTATTATAAAATAGATTATTATGTTAAAAGATATAAAAAATTAAATTAATTTAAATTAATTAAATATTGAAAATAATATTAAAGTAGGAGTGATTGTTATGTATGATGTAGTAATAATTGGAGCTGGTGTATCAGGTGCTTCTATAGCAAGAGAATTAGCAAAATATAAATTAAAAATTGCAGTTTTAGAAAAAGAAAATGATGTAGCAGATGGGACCACTAAAGCTAACTCTGCAATAATTCATGCTGGATATGATGCTAAAGAGGGGACACTTATGGCAAAATATAATGCACTTGGGAATCAAATGTATGACAAAATAGCAGAAGAATTAGATATACCTTTTAAAAGAATAGGCTCTTTAGTTTTAGCATTTTCTGATAAAGAAAAAGAGCATTTAAAAATGCTTTATGAAAGAGGATTAAAAAATGGTATTCCAGATATGAAAATACTTAATTTTTCTGAAATAAAAGAAATGGAACCAAATATAAATAAAAAAGTTGTAGCAGCGCTATATGCTAAAACTGCTGGAATAATAGGACCATGGGAACTAACTATTGGAATGTTAGAAAATGCAGTAGATAATGGAGTAGAACTTTATTTAAATAATGAAGTAATTAATATTGAAAAAACAGATAATGAATTTAAAATTACAACAAAAGAAAAAGATTTTAAAACAAAAGTAGTAATAAATTGTGCAGGAGTATATGCAGATCAAATACATAACTTAATAGCAAAACCAAGTTATAAAATAACACCTAGAAGAGGGCAATATTTTGTAATGGATAAAATGGAAGGTGAAAAAGTTAATAGAGTAATATTTCAATGTCCCACTGAAGTTGGGAAAGGAGTTTTAGTTACGCCTACTGTACATGGAAATTTACTTTTAGGACCTGATTCACAAGAAGTAAATAATAAAGAAGATACTTCAACAACTACAGAACAGCTTGCATTTGTTAGAGAAAAAGCTTTGAAATCAATAGAAAATCTTAATCTAAGAGAAGTTATTAGAAGTTTTGCTGGTTTAAGAGCTGAAGCGGATAGAGGAGATTTTATAATTGAAGAAGCTAATGATATAAAAGGATTTATTGATGTTGGAGGAATAAAATCTCCAGGACTTTCGGCAGCACCAGCATTTGCAGTAGATGTAGCTAAAATGGTAGTAGAGATTTTAAATAGAAATGGAAAAATTGAAGAAAATAAAAAGTTTAATCCAATAAGAAAAAAACAAATTAGATTTATGGAATTATCAAATGAAGAAAAATCAGAAATTATAAAAAAAGATTCGAAATATGGAAGAGTAATATGTAGATGTGAAACAATAACAGAAGGTGAAATAGTAGATATTATTCATCGTAGTGTAGGAGCTAGAACTGTAGATGGAGTAAAAAAGAGATGTAGACCTGGAATGGGGAGATGTCAAGGAGGGTTTTGTGGACCTAGAATACAAGAGATATTAGCAAGAGAATTAAACTTAACACTTGAAGAAATTGTATTGGATAAAAAAAATTCATATATATTAACAGAAGAAACTAAAAAATAAGAGGTGAAATTATGAAATATGATATAGTAGTAATAGGCGGAGGACCAGCAGGACTTGCAGCAGCTATAGAAGCATATAAAGTAGGAATAAAAAATATTTTAATAATAGAAAGAGATAAAGAATTAGGCGGGATATTACAGCAATGTATCCATAATGGATTTGGACTTCATGAATTTAGAGAAGAATTAACAGGGCCAGAATACGCGCAAAGGTTTATAACACAATTAAAAAAAATAGGGATAGATTATAAATTAGATAGTATGGTATTAACTGTAACTCAAGAAAAAAAAATACAAATGATAAATACAGAAGATGGATTTGTAGAAATAGAAGCAAAATCAATAGTATTAGCTATGGGATGTAGAGAAAGAACTAGGGGGGCTATTTCTATACCAGGAGATAGACCAGCAGGAATATTTACAGCTGGTACAGCGCAAAGATTTATAAATATGGAAGGATATATGGTAGGTAAAAAAGTAGTAATACTTGGTTCTGGAGATATAGGACTTATTATGGCAAGAAGAATGACTCTAGAAGGTGCAGAAGTAAAAGCTGTAGTAGAGCTATTACCTTATTCTGGAGGACTTAATAGAAATATAGTACAATGTCTTGATGATTATGATATACCTCTTTTACTTAGCCATACAGTAACAAATATAAAAGGAAAAGATAGAGTAGAGGAAGTAACTATTGCAAAAGTAGATGAAAATAGAAAGCCGATAAAAGGAACAGAACAAACTTTTGAAGTAGATACTCTTCTTTTATCAGTAGGACTTATTCCGGAAAATGAACTTAGTTTAAGAGCTGGAATAGATTTGGATCAAAGAACATCAGGTCCTATTGTAAATGAAGCGATGGAAACAAGTGTAAAAGGAATATTTGCTTGTGGAAACGTAGTACATGTACATGATCTAGTAGATTTTGTTACCGCTGAAAGTAGAAGAGCAGGTAAAAATTCTGCAAAATACGTACTTGGAGAATTAGATGAAAGTGAAAATTATATGAGAATAAAAGCAGAAAAAGGAATAAGATATACAGTACCCCAAAAAGTAAGAGTAAAAAATATAGATAAGTTTTTAGAAGTGTTTTTTAGGGTAACAGATGTATACAGAAATGTTAAAATATCAATTGATGCAGAAGGAGAAAATTTATTTTCAATAAAAAAAGAACATTTAGCACCTGGAGAAATGGAAAAAATAAATATACCATTAGCTATGCTAGAAAAATATAGAGATAAAGATATTAGTATATCTGTAGTGGAAGGTGATAAATAATGGTAAAGAAATTAATATGTATAGTATGTCCAAAAGGATGTCATTTAAAAGTAGATACAGATAATGATTATAAAGTAACAGGTAATCAATGTCAGAGAGGAGTAGATTATGGAGTAAAAGAACTAACTAATCCTACAAGAATAATAACTTCAACAATAAAAATAAAAGGAGGAATACATAAGAGAGTACCTGTAAAAACAGATAAAGCTATTCCAAAAGATATGAATTTTAAATGTATGGAGATAATCAATACATTAGAAGTTGAATCACCTGTAAAAATGGGTCAAATTGTAGCAGAAAATATATTAGATACTGGAGCAAATATAGTAATAACAAGAGATATGTAATTTAAAAAAATTTATTCAAAACACTTTATTTGTCTGTAAAAAAGAAGAGGTTTAAAAATAAAAGGAAAATAAATAACAAATTAAAAAATAGTTAAAAATGTTTAGAATAAAAAAGTAAGTATTGAATTTGTTGACAAAAAAAACTCCTTATGATATAATAACAAGGCTTGATAAAAACTGATATTCCGCTTTATAAAATTTATAAATGAATATCTATGAAAATAGGAGGAAAATAATGAAAGAAAAATTAATTGAGTTAGTAGAAAAAGACCAATTAAGAGAAATGCCAGAATTTAAAGCCGGAGATACTATTGCTGTACACTACAGAGTAAAAGAAGGAAACAAAGAAAGAATCCAAATTTTTGAAGGTGTAGTAATTAGAGTAAATGGTGGAGGAATAGCTAAAAACTTTACTATAAGAAAAGTATCATCAGGTATAGGAGTAGAAAGAATTATTCCTTTAAATTCACCATTAATTGATAAAATTGAAGTTAAGAAAATCGGAAAAGTTAGAAGAGCTAGACTTTACTACCTTAGAGGATTATCTGGAAAAGCAGCAAGAATCAAAGAAATTAGAAGATAAGTTTTTAAAGCTACCAAATATTGGTAGCTTTTTTTATTAATAATTTCCACTAAAGTTATATCCAATTTCTAATGAAATTCTTGAAACAGAAAAATCATAATTGTTTGGTAAAATTTTAAATTCACCTTTAGAAATTTCATAAGTTACTTCAATTAAAAAGTCATTAATATTTGCTCCAATTCCACCACTATAATATAAACCAGGTTTAATTAAATCAGTTGAATTTAAATCTTTTCCTTTAGTATAAAATGAATATCCTATATTACCTTTGATATAAGGCATCCAACTTCCATATCCAATAGTAGCATATCTTGCAGATAGATATACTGGAATAGCTGCATCTATATAAGAAAGTTTAGTAGTAGTAATATCATGTTTACCTATACTTTGATAAGCTGCTCCATACCCTATAGAAAAGCCTTCATTAGCAATATAAAATTCACCTCTAGCTGTATATCCAGCATCTAAATCAAAAGGAGAACCAGAGAAAGTCTTAATGTCATCAGAACCATTAAAATATGTTCCACCTTTAATTTCAAAACCGGCAAATGCTAACATTGATGTTATTAAAAAACAAGCAATAAATAATAATTTTTTCATATTTTGAAACACCTCCTAAAAATAAATTACAATGTGATTTATTCTCACATTATATATATCGACAATTTATTAAAAAAAATTATTTAAATAATCAAAAAATAAAAAAAGTAGATATACCTATAAAGTATCTACTTTTAATTATTTTTTGAAGCTGCCAATTCAAGTAATTTTTCATAATCTTTTTTACTGATAATCATTAAATCTTCTTTTTTTAAATGAAATAAATCCATTCCACCTAAAATTCTCTTTTCTTTAACAGTTTTTTCTGCATTAACTAAATTTTCATTAATATTAGTTATTAAACTATTCATATTAACCCCTCCTTTACGATCTTAATCTTAATTTAATTATACTACACAAAACTTTTTTTGTCAAATGTTTTTTCTTTTTTTTGGAGTTTATTTCCAAAGGTGCAAATTATTAAAAATAAATAGATTTTTCACAAATTAAAATTTAATACTTAATTAATTGTTGCATAAACAATTAAAATAAAATGGAATTCCAAAATAAAAATTTTTATAAAATAATTATTAAATATTAGTTAAAGAATTTAATAATATAAATTAATTGATAAATTTTAAAATAAATGATAAAATAACTAAAAAATTTTATGGGAGGTAAGAGATGTCAATATTAGTTTTCGGACATAAAAATCCAGATACAGATTCTATTTGTTCTGCGATAGCTATGGCAGAGTTACAAACAAAATTAGGAAAAGATATAAAAGCAGTTAGATTAGGAAATCTTAATAAAGAAACAGAGTATATCTTGAATTATTTTAATATTGAATTACCTGAATTAATTGAAAAAGTAAAAGATGAACAAGAGGTTATTTTAGTAGATCATAATGAAAAAGGGCAATCAGTAGATAATAGAGATAATAGTAAAATATTACTTATAGTAGACCATCATAAAATTGATTTATCAACAGCAGATCCTATTAATTTGAGATTTGAAACAGTCGGATGTACGTCTACTATTATCGCAAAATTATTTAAAGAAAATAATCTTGTACCAAGTAAAGAAATAGCGGGACTTATGCTAAGTGCTATAATTTCTGATACTCTTTTATTTAAATCACCTACTTGCACAGATGAAGATATAAAACAAGCAAAATATTTAGCAGAAATAGCAGAGATTGATTATGAAAAATATGGAATGGATATGTTGATAGCTGGTACGTCAGTAGATGACAAAACTGCTGAAGAAATATATAATATGGATATGAAGCCATTTAGCTTTGGAGATCAAACTGCCACAGTTGCTCAAGTAAATACAGTAAATATAAATGATATATTAAAAAGAAAAAATGAATTGATAAAAGTGATGCAAGAAAAAATAAAAAATGATAAACTTTCTTTTGCACTTCTTATGATAACTGATATAGTAAATAAGGGGACAGAACTTTTAGTAGTAGGTGATAAAACATTAGCAAATAAAACTTTTGGATTAGATATGTCTAAAGATACAGTTTATTTAGAAGGAGTAGTATCAAGAAAGAAACAGATTGTACCACCTCTTACAAATGCAGCTAATTAATAAATTATTAGAGGATAACCATTAGGTTAGCCTCTTTTTTAAATATTAAAAAGGGGAAAATTATGATTAGAAAAGTAAAATTAAGTGATGCAAAACAGATAGTAGATATCTATAATTATTATATAAAAGATACTATAATTACTTTTGAAAAAGATTTAATTGATAAAAAAGAAATGGAAAAAAGGATAAAAAAAATTTTAGAAGATTATTTTTGGATAGTATATGAAGAAAATAATAAAATTTTAGGATATGCATACGTCGGAAAGTGGCGAGAAAGAACCGCATATAAATTTACAGTAGAGAGTTCTATATATTTAGATAAAAATTATACAGGAAAAGGGATAGGAGAAAAATTATATAGAGAGCTTATAAAAACAAGTAAAAATAAAGGGTTAAAAGCTATAATGGGTGTAATATCTATTCCTAATGAATCTAGTATAAAACTTCATGAAAAATTAGGTTTTTATAAAGCGGGATATTTTAAAGAAGTAGGGATAAAATTTGATAAATGGATAGATGTAGCTTATTATCAATTAAATTTATAAAATTATTTATTATCAAGATATATACGTAATAAAACGTATATATCTTGTATATATTAAGTGGTTCTTATTTTATAAATTTTATTTGTTATATAGTATATTTTTTATTTAGAAATTATATTTTCATATCTCCAAATTTAATTAACTCTTTTTTTCTCATCCATTCACTTACTAAAAATGATATAAGTCCTGGTAAAATAAAATGAAGTAAAATAATAGGTAAAATAGCAGAATTTCCCATAACTTTAAGTGTAGCAATTTGTCCAACTAATCCACTAGTTCCCATTCCGCCGCCAATTTTATTATTTTCCATATGAAATACAGTAGTAGCAATAGGACCAAGAATTACTGAAGAAATTACAGGAGGAATTAATATTAATGGATTTTTAATGATATTACCTATTTGTAGCATAGATGTACCAAGTCCTTGAGATATTAATCCACCAGTTTTATTCTCTTTATAACTACTAATAGCAAATCCTATCATATGTGAAGCACAACCTACAGTAGCAGCTCCAGCAGCAAGACCAGATAATCCTAGAGATATTGAAAGAGCAGCACTACTAATAGGAAGTGTAAGGATAATCCCCATAACAGCTGAAACTAGTATCCCCATTGGGATAGGATGTAGTTTTGTAAGAGTATTTATAAAAAGACCTAATTCTTTCATAAATGTAGCAATATAAGGAGCTACAAAACTACCAGCTATACCACCTAAAATTATTGTAGTAATTGGTATAACGATAATGTTTAATTTTGTTTTGTTATTTACATATTTTGATAATTCAGCCCCGACTAAAGAAGCTATAAGAGCTCCAACTGGCTCACCAATTTTTATGATTAAACTACCGTTTACATGTGATATACTACCAGCTCCAATAGCACCAGTAATAATAGAAGCAAATATTCCAAGAGGTGGCGCACCTACACTATAAGCTACTCCGGCCCCAATAGCTGGTCCCATCATATATTGAGCTATTTGACCATAAAAAATGATATTTTTTAAGTTTAAATAAGTACCTATTTGTTTTATTATTAATCCTATAATAAGTGAAGCAAATAATCCTAAAGCCATTCCATTTAATACTTTAATTAAATAATTATTAAAATTTTTAAATAAATTTTTTATTTTCATAATTATTTTCCTCCTTTTAATTTTTTTGATTAATTTAAATTAAAGTGGTTTTAAATAATTCTCTTTAATTTACAAGTTATAATTCTTTACTTTAAATAGTCAAGAATTATAACTTATTATAAATAATAAATAAAAAATAATCAAGTATTTTGTCTTGTCAGTTTTTTTAATAAAAATTATATATTTCACCGTTGAATCTATTGACAAAAAACATAAAATGTGGTAACATTAATCGTTAATTTACACATTACTTGTGTTTTAAGTGTGGTGGCCTATGGCTTTCTTAAAATCTAGAGTAATGGAAGTAGAAACCAAAAATTAAGGAGGAAACAAATGGCAGTAGTAACTATGAAACAATTATTAGAAGCAGGAGTTCATTTTGGACATCAAGCAAAAAGATGGAATCCAAAAATGAAAAAATACATTTTTACAGAAAGAAATGGTATTCATATTATTGATTTACACAAATCATTAAAAAGCATTGAAAAAGCTTATGGATATGTAAGAGAAGTAGTAGCTAATGGTGGAGAAGTACTTTTTGTAGGTACAAAAAAACAAGCTCAAGAAGGTATAAAAAACGAAGCAAAAAGAGCAGGAATGTACTATGTAAATAATAGATGGTTAGGTG
This portion of the Hypnocyclicus thermotrophus genome encodes:
- a CDS encoding MIP/aquaporin family protein; the protein is MGIYFAEFIGTMILILLGNGVVANVVLGKTKGNNSGWIVITTGWGFAVAIAVYITGWISGAHINPAVTIGLASIGKFSWSLVPGYIIAQILGAFTGAVLVFFSYKQHYDESDDADGKLATFSTGPAIRNLFWNSISEIIGTAMLVIGILGIGQSQNNLGGMGAFMVGVLVWAIGLSLGGSTGYAINPARDLGPRIAHALLPIKGKRDSDWGYALIPVLAPIVGGVIGAYIFQFATLIWS
- the glpK gene encoding glycerol kinase GlpK, encoding MEKKYVIALDAGTTSNRAIIFDKEENIVAVAQREFTQIYPKAGWVEHDPMEIWATQSSVLTEVMAKANIKSEEIAAIGITNQRETTIVWDKNTGEPVYNAIVWQCRRTAPICEQLKRDGHEEYIRKSTGLVVDAYFSGTKVKWILDNVEGAREKAEKGELLFGTVDTWLVWKLTQGEVHVTDYTNASRTLLFNIKELKWDEKILKMLDIPKKMLPEVKNSSEIYGYTNLGGVNDIKIPIAGMAGDQQAALFGQACFNKGEAKNTYGTGCFLLMNTGEKAVESKNGLLTTIAVGIDNKVEYALEGSIFIGGAVVQWLRDELKLINDAADTEYFAKKVKDTNGAYVVPAFVGLGSPYWDMYARGTIVGLTRGVNRNHIIRAALESIGYQSRDLIEAMQEDSGIELKALKVDGGAVKNNFLMQFQSDILGTVVLRPEVTETTALGAAYLAGLAVGFWKDKEEISNSWKLDKKFLPEFDNDKKEKLYKGWKKAVSRALSWEEE
- a CDS encoding NAD(P)/FAD-dependent oxidoreductase, giving the protein MYDVVIIGAGVSGASIARELAKYKLKIAVLEKENDVADGTTKANSAIIHAGYDAKEGTLMAKYNALGNQMYDKIAEELDIPFKRIGSLVLAFSDKEKEHLKMLYERGLKNGIPDMKILNFSEIKEMEPNINKKVVAALYAKTAGIIGPWELTIGMLENAVDNGVELYLNNEVINIEKTDNEFKITTKEKDFKTKVVINCAGVYADQIHNLIAKPSYKITPRRGQYFVMDKMEGEKVNRVIFQCPTEVGKGVLVTPTVHGNLLLGPDSQEVNNKEDTSTTTEQLAFVREKALKSIENLNLREVIRSFAGLRAEADRGDFIIEEANDIKGFIDVGGIKSPGLSAAPAFAVDVAKMVVEILNRNGKIEENKKFNPIRKKQIRFMELSNEEKSEIIKKDSKYGRVICRCETITEGEIVDIIHRSVGARTVDGVKKRCRPGMGRCQGGFCGPRIQEILARELNLTLEEIVLDKKNSYILTEETKK
- a CDS encoding NAD(P)/FAD-dependent oxidoreductase, encoding MKYDIVVIGGGPAGLAAAIEAYKVGIKNILIIERDKELGGILQQCIHNGFGLHEFREELTGPEYAQRFITQLKKIGIDYKLDSMVLTVTQEKKIQMINTEDGFVEIEAKSIVLAMGCRERTRGAISIPGDRPAGIFTAGTAQRFINMEGYMVGKKVVILGSGDIGLIMARRMTLEGAEVKAVVELLPYSGGLNRNIVQCLDDYDIPLLLSHTVTNIKGKDRVEEVTIAKVDENRKPIKGTEQTFEVDTLLLSVGLIPENELSLRAGIDLDQRTSGPIVNEAMETSVKGIFACGNVVHVHDLVDFVTAESRRAGKNSAKYVLGELDESENYMRIKAEKGIRYTVPQKVRVKNIDKFLEVFFRVTDVYRNVKISIDAEGENLFSIKKEHLAPGEMEKINIPLAMLEKYRDKDISISVVEGDK
- a CDS encoding DUF1667 domain-containing protein, producing the protein MVKKLICIVCPKGCHLKVDTDNDYKVTGNQCQRGVDYGVKELTNPTRIITSTIKIKGGIHKRVPVKTDKAIPKDMNFKCMEIINTLEVESPVKMGQIVAENILDTGANIVITRDM
- the rplS gene encoding 50S ribosomal protein L19, translated to MKEKLIELVEKDQLREMPEFKAGDTIAVHYRVKEGNKERIQIFEGVVIRVNGGGIAKNFTIRKVSSGIGVERIIPLNSPLIDKIEVKKIGKVRRARLYYLRGLSGKAARIKEIRR
- a CDS encoding manganese-dependent inorganic pyrophosphatase, which gives rise to MSILVFGHKNPDTDSICSAIAMAELQTKLGKDIKAVRLGNLNKETEYILNYFNIELPELIEKVKDEQEVILVDHNEKGQSVDNRDNSKILLIVDHHKIDLSTADPINLRFETVGCTSTIIAKLFKENNLVPSKEIAGLMLSAIISDTLLFKSPTCTDEDIKQAKYLAEIAEIDYEKYGMDMLIAGTSVDDKTAEEIYNMDMKPFSFGDQTATVAQVNTVNINDILKRKNELIKVMQEKIKNDKLSFALLMITDIVNKGTELLVVGDKTLANKTFGLDMSKDTVYLEGVVSRKKQIVPPLTNAAN
- a CDS encoding GNAT family N-acetyltransferase, producing the protein MIRKVKLSDAKQIVDIYNYYIKDTIITFEKDLIDKKEMEKRIKKILEDYFWIVYEENNKILGYAYVGKWRERTAYKFTVESSIYLDKNYTGKGIGEKLYRELIKTSKNKGLKAIMGVISIPNESSIKLHEKLGFYKAGYFKEVGIKFDKWIDVAYYQLNL
- a CDS encoding PTS transporter subunit IIC, which gives rise to MKIKNLFKNFNNYLIKVLNGMALGLFASLIIGLIIKQIGTYLNLKNIIFYGQIAQYMMGPAIGAGVAYSVGAPPLGIFASIITGAIGAGSISHVNGSLIIKIGEPVGALIASLVGAELSKYVNNKTKLNIIVIPITTIILGGIAGSFVAPYIATFMKELGLFINTLTKLHPIPMGILVSAVMGIILTLPISSAALSISLGLSGLAAGAATVGCASHMIGFAISSYKENKTGGLISQGLGTSMLQIGNIIKNPLILIPPVISSVILGPIATTVFHMENNKIGGGMGTSGLVGQIATLKVMGNSAILPIILLHFILPGLISFLVSEWMRKKELIKFGDMKI